The nucleotide sequence AAAACAATTCCAAAAGGCAAATGGTTATCGACACACAATCGACTTGAAAATTGATCAGACAGGCAAGACAGGAAGACATGACGAAGCCATCAGGCACGGGCCAACCAGagccaccagcaacatcatcctcagGTGCTTCTTCCTTGGTAACGACCTTTTTCGACCGCCCACTCCCCCTTTACCTATCCGCCGCAATATTTCGTCTGGTGTTTCTCCTTTATGGCCTTTGGCAGGACGCAAACTCCCCCGTCAAATACACCGACATCGACTATCTCGTCTTCACCGATGCCGCACGCTTCGTCTCCCAAGGGCAGAGCCCCTATGAGCGAGAGACCTACCGCTACACTCCAGTCCTGGCctggcttcttctcccaaCAGCCCATGTTACCGGAAACCGGATCCTAGACGTTGCATTCTTCAGCTTTGGCAAGGTTCTCTTTGCCATATCAGACTTGGTAGCAGGATGGCTTCTAGAAAAGGTGCTCGCCAAATCCATGGATGCCCCTCGAGCCCGCAAATTCGCCACCATCTGGCTTCTCAACCCAATGGTAGCCACCATCAGCACAAGAGGAAGCTCTGAAGGTCTTCTCGGAGTGCTAGTCATGGCACTACTATGGGCCGTGTTGGAAAGACGTGTCACCTTGGCCGGTCTATTGCTCGGCTTCAGCGTACATTTCAAAATCTACCCCTTTATCTACGCCCCCGCCATCGTCTGGTGGATGGACAACGAAAGAATGTCCCCCAACAAGACCAAACCCACCAGTCTATCATCCAAACCACCCTTCCTCACCGCCAAAATCCTCAACTTCATCACCCCACCCCGCCTCCAACTCGCCCTCATCAGCCTAACCACCTTCTCAACCCTCAACATAGCAATGTACCTCATGTaagccctccccccctcccctcccttttctccccaacccccaactaacctcccccccccctcccagatacggcacccccttcctccaagaAACCTACCTCCACCACGTAACCCGCCTCGACCACCGCCACAACTTCTCCCCCTACAACACCCAACTctacctctcctcctccctccccctttcttcatcatcttccttccGCATCGAAAAACTAgccttcctcccccaactcctcctctcaacagTCTTCATCCCGCTCGTCACTGCCAAAaaatccctccccacctccatGCTCGCCCAGACGTTCGCCTTTGTCACCTTCAACAAGGTCTGCACGAGCCAGTATTTTTTGTGGTATATGGTCCTGCTCCCCCTGTACCTCCCCCAGTCGAGCTTTGTGAAGAATAAAAAGTTCGGGCTCGCGGCGCTGGTGCTGTGGGTGGTGGCGCAGGGTGCGTGGCTGCAGCAGGGGTTTGAGCTGGAGTTTTTGGGG is from Podospora pseudopauciseta strain CBS 411.78 chromosome 5 map unlocalized CBS411.78m_5.2, whole genome shotgun sequence and encodes:
- the GPI14 gene encoding GPI mannosyltransferase 1 (antiSMASH:Cluster_8; COG:G; CAZy:GT50; EggNog:ENOG503NU0H; BUSCO:EOG09261XAF), with product MTKPSGTGQPEPPATSSSGASSLVTTFFDRPLPLYLSAAIFRLVFLLYGLWQDANSPVKYTDIDYLVFTDAARFVSQGQSPYERETYRYTPVLAWLLLPTAHVTGNRILDVAFFSFGKVLFAISDLVAGWLLEKVLAKSMDAPRARKFATIWLLNPMVATISTRGSSEGLLGVLVMALLWAVLERRVTLAGLLLGFSVHFKIYPFIYAPAIVWWMDNERMSPNKTKPTSLSSKPPFLTAKILNFITPPRLQLALISLTTFSTLNIAMYLIYGTPFLQETYLHHVTRLDHRHNFSPYNTQLYLSSSLPLSSSSSFRIEKLAFLPQLLLSTVFIPLVTAKKSLPTSMLAQTFAFVTFNKVCTSQYFLWYMVLLPLYLPQSSFVKNKKFGLAALVLWVVAQGAWLQQGFELEFLGNSTYLPGLWLASLAFFGVNCWILGVIIGDMR